Proteins encoded together in one Urocitellus parryii isolate mUroPar1 chromosome 3, mUroPar1.hap1, whole genome shotgun sequence window:
- the Rnf133 gene encoding E3 ubiquitin-protein ligase RNF133: protein MTLLKIGPWHNNTASSWLVKFSFFWLFSQNCCGASAVWTAFMNISFHVGNRVLSELGETGVFGRSSALKRVTGVIVPPEGKTQNACNPNTSFSRSQNSEPWLALIERGGCTFTQKIKVATEKGASGVIIYNFPGTGNQVFPMSHQAFEDTIVVMIGNLKGTEILHLIQKGFHVTAMVAVGRKHIIWMNHYFVSFMIVTTATLAYFIFYHIRRLWVARIQHRRWQRLTTDLKKAFGQLQLRVLKEGDEELNPNGDSCVVCFEPYKPNDTIRILTCKHFFHKNCIDPWILAHGTCPMCKCDILKALGIHVDIEDGTESLQFLMSNEIPETLSPRDEETNHEPPPARTSEKVTHVEEYPASPNNASQPNLVLETVHPSP from the coding sequence ATGACTCTCCTCAAGATTGGCCCTTGGCACAACAACACTGCATCTTCCTGGCTTgtgaaattcagttttttttggCTGTTTAGTCAGAACTGCTGCGGAGCAAGTGCAGTGTGGACTGCTTTTATGAACATATCATTTCATGTTGGGAATCGCGTGTTGTCAGAGTTGGGGGAGACTGGAGTATTTGGAAGAAGTTCTGCTTTGAAGAGAGTGACAGGAGTTATAGTGCCACCAGAGGGAAAAACTCAAAATGCATGCAATCCCAATACCAGTTTTAGCAGATCTCAGAACTCGGAGCCGTGGCTCGCACTCATTGAACGGGGCGGTTGTACCTTCACACAGAAAATTAAGGTGGCAACTGAGAAGGGAGCCAGTGGAGTGATCATCTATAACTTTCCAGGAACTGGTAATCAGGTTTTCCCCATGTCTCATCAGGCATTTGAAGACACCATTGTAGTGATGATTGGTAACTTAAAAGGCACAGAAATTTTGCATTTAATTCAGAAGGGATTTCATGTTACAGCCATGGTTGCGGTGGGGAGAAAACACATCATCTGGATGAATCACTACTTTGTCTCCTTTATGATCGTCACAACCGCGACTTTAGcatatttcatcttttatcaCATAAGAAGACTTTGGGTAGCAAGGATTCAGCACAGGAGATGGCAGCGATTAACAACAGACCTCAAGAAAGCTTTTGGCCAACTCCAACTTAGGGTATTAAAAGAGGGGGATGAGGAATTAAATCCAAATGGAGATAGCTGTGTAGTTTGTTTTGAACCCTATAAGCCTAATGATACGATTCGTATTCTGACTTGTAAACACTTTTTCCACAAGAATTGCATTGACCCCTGGATTCTAGCCCATGGCACGTGCCCCATGTGCAAATGTGACATTCTTAAAGCTTTGGGGATTCATGTGGATATTGAAGATGGAACAGAATCTTTGCAGTTTCTAATGTCAAACGAAATACCAGAAACCCTATCACCTAGGGACGAGGAGACAAATCATGAGCCTCCTCCTGCAAGAACATCAGAAAAAGTGACCCATGTGGAGGAGTACCCTGCTTCTCCAAATAATGCCAGCCAGCCTAATTTAGTACTAGAAACTGTACATCCCTCGCCTTGA